In one window of Brassica rapa cultivar Chiifu-401-42 chromosome A07, CAAS_Brap_v3.01, whole genome shotgun sequence DNA:
- the LOC103828476 gene encoding classical arabinogalactan protein 9 produces MARQFAVVAICIVLIASVGGQAPSSPPTTTPAPPTTTTPPPAATPPPVSAPPPVTTSPPPATPPPVSTPPPVASPPPATPPPVASPPPVATPPPAPLASPPAQVPAAAPTTKPDAPSSSPLSSPPSPATDAPGPSTTSLSPGPSTDSNDQNGASKMVSSLVLGSVLVWFMI; encoded by the exons ATGGCTCGACAATTTGCTGTTGTTGCGATCTGTATCGTCCTCATCGCCAGCGTTGGAGGTCAAGCTCCGTCTTCACCACCAACCACCACACCAGCACCACCGACTACAACAACTCCGCCACCAGCAGCCACTCCTCCTCCTGTCTCAGCTCCTCCACCAGTAACAACTTCTCCTCCTCCGGCTACTCCTCCTCCAGTCTCTACACCTCCCCCAGTCGCTTCTCCACCTCCAGCAACTCCTCCTCCCGTCGCTTCTCCTCCTCCCGTTGCTACTCCTCCTCCAGCTCCTCTTGCATCTCCTCCCGCTCAGGTTCCGGCTGCAGCTCCAACTACGAAGCCAGACGCTCCTTCTTCATCTCCGTTGTCTAGCCCACCTTCCCCAGCTACTGATGCTCCCGGACCAAGCACCACTTCCCTCTCTCCAGGACCCTCCACCGACTCAAATGACCAG AATGGAGCAAGCAAGATGGTTTCAAGCTTGGTACTTGGATCTGTTCTcgtttggtttatgatttaa